One Pseudanabaena sp. BC1403 genomic window, TAAATTTAATTCTGTTTCCAAAAAATTAGGTACAAGTAATTTCTGAGCAGCATTTATTTCACTATTGATTTCGATGGGTTGGCGATCGCGTTGAAATATTAACAGCGATCGCTCTT contains:
- a CDS encoding Uma2 family endonuclease codes for the protein MGSNILHCLKHGTEMGWLLFPKERSLLIFQRDRQPIEINSEINAAQKLLVPNFLETELNLTVDQVFGWLKVGK